In Pseudomonas sp. R76, one genomic interval encodes:
- a CDS encoding pyridoxamine 5'-phosphate oxidase family protein: MNLIEQSPWHAGERQMQESAGVAERMAVVGTKVIRDHLPEQHRDFYPLLPYLLLGVVDAQGIPWATLLEGAPGFAHSPDPQTLQIDSLPSKADPALAALHSGASVGLLGIDLNTRRRNRMNGRIGSLDHEGFSVDVVHTFGNCPKYIQLRPVDAIARKPGTQAEHLNGLDEAAQTMIRNADTFFVASFVDVAGERSVDVSHRGGNIGFVRVEGNVLTIPDFAGNLFFNTLGNLSANPVAGLLFIDFESGDVLQIAGHTSLILSGPEVAKFEGAQRLWTVTVEHVVRRPAALALRWQFAEFSPFSLAMGNWQ; this comes from the coding sequence ATGAACCTGATCGAACAGTCCCCGTGGCATGCCGGTGAACGGCAGATGCAGGAAAGTGCCGGTGTCGCCGAGCGCATGGCGGTGGTCGGGACCAAGGTGATTCGTGATCATTTGCCCGAACAGCACCGGGATTTCTACCCGTTGTTGCCGTACCTGCTGCTCGGTGTGGTGGATGCGCAGGGCATTCCCTGGGCAACCTTGCTGGAAGGCGCGCCGGGGTTTGCCCATTCGCCGGACCCGCAGACGTTGCAGATCGACAGCCTGCCGTCCAAAGCCGATCCGGCGCTGGCGGCCTTGCACAGCGGCGCGTCCGTGGGCCTGCTCGGCATCGACCTCAACACCCGCCGCCGCAACCGCATGAACGGCCGCATCGGCAGCCTGGATCATGAGGGGTTTTCGGTCGACGTGGTGCACACATTCGGCAACTGCCCCAAGTACATTCAGCTGCGGCCCGTCGATGCAATCGCGCGCAAACCTGGCACCCAGGCCGAGCACTTGAACGGCCTGGACGAGGCTGCGCAAACCATGATTCGCAACGCCGACACCTTCTTCGTCGCCAGCTTCGTGGACGTGGCGGGCGAACGCTCGGTGGACGTTTCTCACCGTGGCGGCAACATTGGGTTTGTACGCGTCGAAGGTAACGTGCTGACCATCCCGGACTTTGCCGGCAACCTGTTCTTCAACACCTTGGGCAACCTGTCGGCCAACCCGGTGGCGGGGTTGTTGTTTATCGATTTCGAGTCGGGTGACGTGCTGCAGATTGCCGGGCACACGTCGCTGATCCTCAGCGGCCCTGAAGTGGCGAAGTTTGAAGGGGCGCAGCGGTTGTGGACGGTGACGGTCGAGCACGTGGTACGCCGCCCGGCGGCGTTGGCGTTGCGCTGGCAGTTTGCCGAGTTTTCGCCGTTCAGCCTGGCGATGGGCAATTGGCAATGA
- the adeC gene encoding AdeC/AdeK/OprM family multidrug efflux complex outer membrane factor codes for MNKCMLTGVSMAWILSGCSLIPDYQRPAAPVPAQFPQDGVYRLAQTGAVAATPDWQQLFHDPALQQLIGHALVNNRDLRVAALNVEAFQAQYRIQRADLFPAVSATGAGKRQKVPGDVTGTGKSAITSNYSATLGLSAYELDLFGRVRSLSEQALLTYFSTEEARRSTQLSLVANVANAYLTWRADQELLALAQQTLVANDHSWQLTSRSKSAGKASALDVVQARTAVESTRASVARYERQVAQDLNNLALLVGGPVDENLPARPLADDLVARVPAGLPSDLLQRRPDILQAEYQLQAANANIGAARAAFFPSVTLTANAGSTSKELSGLFKGGSGTWTFQPQINLPIFNAGSLRASLDYAKLQKDISVAQYEKSIQTAFQEVADGLAARQTFNDQLEAQRDFVAANQAYYDLAQHRYRSGVDSNLTFLDAQRSLFSSQQALIVDRLAQLVAEVNLYTALGGAWENAPVLARR; via the coding sequence ATGAACAAATGCATGCTCACTGGCGTCAGCATGGCGTGGATACTCAGCGGTTGCTCGCTGATCCCCGACTACCAACGGCCCGCCGCGCCTGTACCGGCGCAGTTCCCTCAAGACGGCGTCTACCGCCTGGCGCAAACCGGTGCGGTGGCGGCGACGCCCGACTGGCAGCAGCTGTTTCACGACCCGGCATTGCAGCAGTTGATTGGCCATGCGCTGGTGAATAACCGCGACCTGCGAGTAGCCGCGTTGAACGTCGAGGCCTTCCAGGCGCAATACCGCATCCAGCGTGCGGACCTGTTCCCGGCGGTGTCCGCCACCGGCGCCGGCAAACGCCAGAAGGTGCCGGGGGATGTGACCGGCACCGGCAAGTCTGCGATTACCTCCAACTACTCTGCCACCTTGGGGCTCAGCGCGTATGAGCTGGACTTGTTCGGCCGTGTGCGCAGCCTCAGCGAACAGGCGCTGCTGACGTATTTCAGCACCGAAGAAGCCCGGCGCAGCACGCAATTGAGCCTGGTGGCCAATGTCGCCAATGCCTACCTGACCTGGCGCGCCGACCAGGAACTGCTGGCCCTGGCACAGCAAACCCTGGTGGCCAACGACCACAGCTGGCAACTGACCAGCCGCAGCAAAAGCGCGGGCAAAGCCTCGGCGCTGGACGTGGTGCAAGCGCGCACGGCGGTGGAAAGCACGCGCGCCAGCGTGGCTCGCTATGAACGCCAAGTCGCCCAGGACCTGAACAACCTCGCCCTGCTGGTGGGCGGCCCAGTGGATGAAAACCTGCCGGCACGCCCGCTCGCCGATGACCTGGTGGCGCGCGTGCCCGCAGGCCTGCCGTCGGACCTGCTGCAGCGTCGCCCGGATATCCTCCAGGCCGAATACCAATTGCAGGCCGCCAACGCCAATATCGGCGCGGCCCGTGCGGCGTTCTTTCCGTCGGTCACCCTCACGGCCAACGCCGGCAGCACCAGCAAGGAGCTGTCGGGATTGTTCAAGGGCGGCTCGGGCACCTGGACCTTCCAGCCGCAGATCAACCTGCCGATCTTCAACGCCGGCAGCCTGCGTGCGAGCCTGGACTACGCCAAACTGCAAAAAGATATCAGCGTGGCGCAGTACGAAAAGTCGATCCAGACCGCCTTCCAGGAAGTCGCCGACGGCCTCGCCGCCCGCCAGACCTTCAACGACCAGCTTGAGGCGCAGCGAGATTTTGTCGCGGCCAACCAGGCCTATTACGATTTGGCCCAACACCGCTATCGCAGCGGCGTCGACAGCAACCTGACGTTCCTCGATGCGCAGCGCTCGCTGTTCAGCTCGCAGCAGGCGCTGATTGTCGATCGGCTGGCGCAGTTGGTGGCGGAGGTGAATCTGTACACGGCGCTGGGCGGGGCTTGGGAGAATGCGCCGGTGCTGGCAAGACGCTGA
- a CDS encoding helix-turn-helix transcriptional regulator, protein MSLTRSIGTAKSPHFYAEMGELISNSGHQNFAASMLHLVDKWVPIHLVDLSEWTLDELRDSVREIKLLGSAGLKKDLSAPQTLHPLKDHPLLRQMLRMQDPLLIQMKAKADSAHPLGSSHQCNLVSRQGNRRCVISFYRPPTQQGFSLAELSFLKCLSDTLLPLMERHAQLLRQAPHPEAEPVHSQLEQSQLQREFYKRLSLSDVTLSAREQEVCLGLLTGGTVPQMAEKLSVKNSSIETYLKRAAAKLGVSGRHGLAKWMVGA, encoded by the coding sequence ATGAGTCTGACCCGTAGTATTGGCACTGCCAAAAGCCCGCATTTCTACGCTGAAATGGGCGAGTTGATTTCAAACAGCGGCCACCAGAACTTCGCCGCGAGCATGCTGCACCTGGTGGACAAGTGGGTGCCTATCCACCTCGTGGACCTCAGTGAATGGACCCTCGATGAACTGCGCGACAGCGTGCGCGAGATCAAGCTGCTGGGCAGCGCCGGGCTGAAGAAGGACCTGTCTGCGCCGCAAACCCTGCACCCGCTGAAAGACCACCCGCTGCTGCGGCAAATGCTGCGCATGCAAGACCCGCTGCTGATCCAGATGAAGGCCAAGGCCGACAGCGCACACCCGCTGGGCAGTTCACACCAGTGCAACCTGGTATCGCGCCAGGGCAATCGTCGCTGCGTGATTTCGTTCTACCGCCCACCGACGCAACAGGGATTTTCCCTGGCCGAGTTGTCGTTTCTCAAGTGCCTGTCAGACACTCTGTTACCGCTGATGGAGCGGCACGCGCAGTTGCTGCGCCAGGCGCCGCACCCGGAGGCCGAGCCGGTGCACAGCCAACTGGAGCAATCGCAGTTGCAGCGCGAGTTCTACAAGCGTCTGTCCCTGAGCGACGTCACCTTGTCGGCGCGGGAGCAGGAAGTCTGCCTGGGCCTGTTGACCGGCGGCACCGTGCCGCAAATGGCGGAAAAACTCAGCGTGAAAAACAGCTCGATTGAAACCTACCTCAAGCGCGCCGCCGCCAAGTTGGGCGTGAGTGGCCGTCATGGTTTGGCCAAATGGATGGTTGGCGCCTGA
- a CDS encoding LysR family transcriptional regulator, which produces MDRFHEMQVFLAVAEEQGFAAAARRLKTSPPSVTRAIAAMEQRIGTQLLARTTRSLHLTEAGQRYLDDCRRILAELDEAEEAAAGSYSIPCGHLTLTAPVLFGELYVAPVLGDYLDRFPQVSINALLVDRVVNMVDEGVDVAVRIGHLQAPGQQAIKVGEVRRVVCAAPGYLDQHGRPSRPEQLRQAKIVTSSSSQLVSEWRFVDGDQPLTVPIEPRLVVTANNAAINLARLGWGVTRVLSYQVAASVAAGELEIVLEAFEPAPLPIQVVFQQSGRVPAKVHTLVDFLTHRLGQDAALNPSMKRRS; this is translated from the coding sequence ATGGACCGATTTCATGAGATGCAGGTGTTTCTCGCGGTGGCCGAGGAGCAAGGCTTCGCTGCCGCGGCGCGGCGCCTGAAAACCTCGCCGCCCAGCGTGACTCGGGCCATCGCCGCGATGGAGCAGCGCATCGGTACCCAGTTGCTGGCGCGCACTACTCGCAGCCTGCACCTGACCGAAGCCGGCCAGCGTTATCTGGACGATTGCCGGCGCATCCTCGCCGAACTGGATGAGGCCGAAGAAGCGGCGGCGGGCAGCTATTCGATTCCGTGTGGTCACCTGACGCTGACCGCGCCGGTGCTGTTTGGCGAATTGTATGTGGCGCCGGTGCTGGGCGATTACCTGGACCGTTTCCCCCAGGTGAGCATCAACGCCTTGCTGGTCGACCGCGTGGTGAACATGGTCGATGAAGGCGTGGACGTGGCCGTGCGCATCGGCCATCTGCAGGCACCGGGGCAGCAGGCGATCAAGGTCGGCGAAGTGCGCCGCGTGGTGTGCGCGGCGCCCGGTTATCTCGACCAGCATGGGCGGCCGTCGCGGCCCGAGCAATTGCGGCAAGCGAAAATCGTCACCTCGTCCTCCAGCCAGTTAGTCAGTGAGTGGCGGTTTGTCGATGGCGACCAGCCACTGACCGTGCCCATCGAACCGCGTTTAGTGGTGACGGCCAACAATGCGGCGATCAACCTCGCGCGTCTGGGCTGGGGCGTGACGCGGGTGCTGTCCTATCAGGTCGCCGCGTCGGTGGCGGCGGGCGAGTTGGAGATTGTGCTTGAGGCGTTCGAGCCGGCACCGCTGCCGATCCAGGTGGTGTTCCAGCAGAGTGGCCGCGTACCGGCCAAGGTCCACACCTTGGTCGACTTCCTCACCCATCGCCTCGGGCAGGACGCGGCCCTGAACCCGTCGATGAAACGGCGCAGCTGA
- a CDS encoding LysR family transcriptional regulator, whose amino-acid sequence MERYRDMQLFAALAGQPSLASAARDAHVSGPTLVRAIARLEARLRVALLQRSTRGVCLTDAGNAYLIDCVRLLAAVDAAEASANGLHVQPQGNLRVFLPWLFSRYVMAPVLAGYMDRYPDVRLVAHYHDYYPNLHEEGLDVAVLVGELPSSSLIARPVGQVRHRLCASPGYLAAHGEPRHPDDLRQHHLIASADQVHWDFQHGHLKARARLSCTTVQGAINAAVQGAGIIRCQSYPVHQHLLSGQLCRVLPAFEPPPLPVHVVYREGRHAPMRVRSFVDHCVAALREHPAFQLA is encoded by the coding sequence ATGGAGCGTTATCGCGACATGCAGCTGTTTGCGGCATTGGCCGGGCAACCGAGCCTGGCCTCGGCGGCGCGTGACGCGCACGTTTCCGGCCCAACCCTGGTGCGCGCGATTGCCCGTCTGGAGGCACGCCTGCGCGTAGCATTGCTGCAACGCAGTACGCGGGGTGTGTGCCTGACCGATGCCGGCAACGCCTACCTGATCGACTGCGTGCGCTTGCTGGCGGCTGTGGACGCTGCCGAAGCCTCGGCCAACGGCTTGCATGTGCAGCCCCAGGGCAACCTGCGGGTATTTCTGCCGTGGCTGTTCAGCCGCTATGTGATGGCGCCGGTGTTGGCCGGTTATATGGACCGTTACCCCGACGTGCGCCTCGTCGCGCACTATCACGACTATTACCCCAACCTGCATGAAGAAGGGCTGGACGTGGCCGTTCTCGTCGGTGAACTGCCCAGCTCGTCATTGATTGCGCGCCCGGTCGGGCAGGTGCGGCATAGGCTCTGCGCAAGCCCCGGCTACCTTGCGGCCCACGGCGAACCCCGGCACCCGGACGACCTCAGACAGCACCACTTGATCGCCAGCGCCGATCAGGTGCACTGGGATTTTCAGCACGGCCACCTGAAGGCGCGCGCACGCCTCAGTTGCACCACGGTGCAAGGCGCGATCAATGCCGCGGTACAGGGCGCAGGGATCATTCGGTGCCAGAGCTACCCGGTTCACCAACACCTGCTGAGCGGCCAGTTGTGCCGGGTGTTGCCCGCGTTTGAGCCGCCGCCATTGCCGGTGCATGTGGTCTACCGTGAAGGCCGCCATGCGCCGATGCGCGTGCGCAGTTTTGTCGACCACTGTGTGGCGGCGCTGCGTGAACATCCGGCATTTCAGCTGGCGTAA